One Synechocystis sp. LKSZ1 genomic window, AATAGACATCGCAGATCCCAGATGACAACTAAAGGCCCGGAGAAGAGGGTTCTTCCCCGGGTGGGTCGGCCGATTAGACCCGATTAGGACGCTTTAAACTTACCGGGAGTATCCGGGGGTTTGATATCCGTGCGAGTCCAATCACAGGTATAGCCCTTAGTCTCCGGAACGTATTGGTTCCACGGAATTGGGGCAACGGGTTCTTTGGTAGCCCAGACAATATTGAATAGGCCATCATCCCTAACTTGGCCAATGCGAACCGTTTTAGAGATGTGGTGATTGGGATACATTTTAACCGGGCCTTCGGGGGCATCAAATTCCTGGCCAATAGCCGCTGTGCGGACTTTTTCCAGGTCATCGGCTGTACCCGCTTTTTCCACGGCCTGCTTCCAGAGGTAGACCATGATGTAAGCGGCTTCCATGGGGTCGTTGGTCACCCGGTCAGCCCCGTACTTAGCCCTGAAGGCATCAACAAACTTGGTATTGGCCGGGGAGTCAACGGTTTGGAAATAGTTCCAAGCCGCATAATGACCCACCAGATACTCCTTACCAATTTGTCGTACTTCTTCCTCCGCCACACTAACGGACATGACGGGATACTTGTCGGGCTTGAGGCCCGCCGCCTGGATTTGCTTGAAGAAGGCTACGTTACTGTCACCGTTCAAGCTATTGAAAATAACCCCCCCGTTGGGCAGGGCCTGCTTAATTTTGGTGATAATCGGCGTAACTTCCGTATTCCCTAGGGGGAGATAATCTTCTCCAACGGTTTTACCGCCTTTGGCCTTGAGTTGTTCTTTGATGATGGTGTTGGCTGTCCGGGGAAAGACGTAGTCGGAACCCACCAGGAAAAACTCCTTGCCTTTGTTCTCCAAGAGCCAATCCACCGCCGGTTCGATCTGTTGGTTAGGAGCCGCCCCGGTGTAGAAGATATTTTTAGAACATTCTTGGCCCTCGTACTGGACGGGATACCAGAGCATGTGATTCTTCTCTTCAAAGACTGGCAGTACTGCTTTACGGCTAGCAGAGGTCCAACAGCCAAAAATAGTGACGACTTTATCCTGGTCGATCAATTTACGGGCCTTTTCCGCAAAGGTGGGCCAATCGGAGGCTCCGTCTTCTTGAACGTATTCAATTTTTTTACCGAGAACACCGCCAGCAGCATTGATTTCATCAATGGCCAGTTTTTCTGCATCGACCACCGTGGTTTCACTGATGGCCATGGTGCCACTGAGGGAGTGCAGAATGCCAACTTTAATGGTTTCTCCACCGCCGGCTGCTGGGCTAGCGCCAGTAGTGGTTTCGGTGGGGGTGTTGTTTTGGCAGGCTTTGAGCAGAATACTCGTACCCAGCGCAGCGCCACCATACAGTAAAAATTTTCTTCTTCCTAATCCTTGTGTCATAGACTTGATAGTTGACCTCGATGTTACAGCGTTGGCAAATCGTAAGAAACGTAGAGCGTGAGGATATAGAAATGGCAATATCAAAGCCTCAATCCTAGAGCGATACTCCAGAATTAATTGTTATTAACGATACAGAAAATCTTGATGTCTCCGGCA contains:
- the urtA gene encoding urea ABC transporter substrate-binding protein, whose amino-acid sequence is MTQGLGRRKFLLYGGAALGTSILLKACQNNTPTETTTGASPAAGGGETIKVGILHSLSGTMAISETTVVDAEKLAIDEINAAGGVLGKKIEYVQEDGASDWPTFAEKARKLIDQDKVVTIFGCWTSASRKAVLPVFEEKNHMLWYPVQYEGQECSKNIFYTGAAPNQQIEPAVDWLLENKGKEFFLVGSDYVFPRTANTIIKEQLKAKGGKTVGEDYLPLGNTEVTPIITKIKQALPNGGVIFNSLNGDSNVAFFKQIQAAGLKPDKYPVMSVSVAEEEVRQIGKEYLVGHYAAWNYFQTVDSPANTKFVDAFRAKYGADRVTNDPMEAAYIMVYLWKQAVEKAGTADDLEKVRTAAIGQEFDAPEGPVKMYPNHHISKTVRIGQVRDDGLFNIVWATKEPVAPIPWNQYVPETKGYTCDWTRTDIKPPDTPGKFKAS